Proteins from a genomic interval of Hoplias malabaricus isolate fHopMal1 chromosome 13, fHopMal1.hap1, whole genome shotgun sequence:
- the zp3e gene encoding zona pellucida glycoprotein 3e isoform X2: MGLRQGGLAVVLLVAFGFSEARRLGLTTLQTAALWPTDTNVPPPGSPSLVQAQAKPLPQNSLPAFLLQDSMNFQSQQVLQGPSKLLTWHYPPVPQLTQDELVYSFTLAYASMPISPGVPIARTSSAAVSLECHYPRLHNVSSNALLPAWIPYASTEFGQEHLVFSLRLMMDDWVYERPSNQYYLGDLINIEASVMQYYHVPLRLFVDRCVATAVPDVNAVPRYPFIDNYGCMLDAKLTGSKSQYLPQTQADRLQFQLEAFLFHEDTSGFIYITCQLKVNAASSPVDAEHKACSFSNNGWAAMYGGNQLCSCCDSSCDMASRKGRDLSSEDLYIKEVTLGPFTVKEDL; the protein is encoded by the exons ATGGGCCTAAGACAAGGTGGGCTTGCAGTAGTGCTGCTTGTTGCTTTTGGTTTCTCAGAGGCACGGCGGCTAGGATTAACCACTCTACAAACAGCAGCACTTTGGCCAACAGATACCAACGTGCCTCCTCCAGGTTCTCCAAGTCTAGTGCAAGCTCAAGCTAAACCACTACCTCAGAATTCTCTACCTGCATTTCTACTGCAAGATTCTATGAATTTCCAGTCCCAGCAAGTTCTGCAGGGACCTTCAAAGCTACTAACATGGCATTATCCTCCAGTGCCACAG TTGACTCAAGATGAGCTGGTGTATAGCTTCACTCTTGCCTATGCGTCAATGCCCATTTCTCCTGGTGTTCCCATTGCAAGAACTTCTAGTGCTGCTGTTAGCCTTGAGTGTCACTACCCAAG GCTCCACAATGTGAGCAGCAATGCTTTGCTGCCTGCTTGGATACCATATGCTTCTACTGAGTTTGGGCAGGAACATCTTGTCTTCTCCCTGAGGCTCATGATGG ATGACTGGGTATATGAGAGGCCATCTAACCAGTATTATCTTGGTGATCTCATCAATATTGAGGCATCTGTAATGCAGTACTACCATGTGCCCCTTCGTTTATTTGTGGACCGTTGTGTGGCCACTGCTGTCCCTGATGTAAATGCAGTCCCCAGATACCCTTTTATTGACAATTATGG GTGTATGCTGGATGCTAAGCTTACAGGCTCAAAGTCTCAGTACTTGCCTCAGACTCAAGCTGACAGGCTGCAGTTTCAGCTCGAGGCATTCTTGTTTCATGAAGACACCAGTGGTTTT ATCTACATTACTTGTCAACTGAAAGTAAATGCAGCATCCTCCCCTGTTGATGCTGAACACAAGGCTTGTTCCTTCTCTAACAATGG GTGGGCTGCAATGTATGGTGGTAACCAGCTGTGTAGCTGTTGTGACTCCAGCTGTGACATGGCCTCCAGGAAAGGAAGAGATCTGTCAAGTGAAG ACCTGTACATCAAAGAAGTAACCCTTGGTCCCTTCACTGTTAAGGAAGATTTATGA
- the zp3e gene encoding zona pellucida glycoprotein 3e isoform X1 has translation MGLRQGGLAVVLLVAFGFSEARRLGLTTLQTAALWPTDTNVPPPGSPSLVQAQAKPLPQNSLPAFLLQDSMNFQSQQVLQGPSKLLTWHYPPVPQVTRPPPVQFEPQQPVQVQAVAVECNDNSIYVEVKKDLFGTGIVIDPSVLTLGGCAVQGEDSDAQVFILQSELHDCNSSLRLTQDELVYSFTLAYASMPISPGVPIARTSSAAVSLECHYPRLHNVSSNALLPAWIPYASTEFGQEHLVFSLRLMMDDWVYERPSNQYYLGDLINIEASVMQYYHVPLRLFVDRCVATAVPDVNAVPRYPFIDNYGCMLDAKLTGSKSQYLPQTQADRLQFQLEAFLFHEDTSGFIYITCQLKVNAASSPVDAEHKACSFSNNGWAAMYGGNQLCSCCDSSCDMASRKGRDLSSEDLYIKEVTLGPFTVKEDL, from the exons ATGGGCCTAAGACAAGGTGGGCTTGCAGTAGTGCTGCTTGTTGCTTTTGGTTTCTCAGAGGCACGGCGGCTAGGATTAACCACTCTACAAACAGCAGCACTTTGGCCAACAGATACCAACGTGCCTCCTCCAGGTTCTCCAAGTCTAGTGCAAGCTCAAGCTAAACCACTACCTCAGAATTCTCTACCTGCATTTCTACTGCAAGATTCTATGAATTTCCAGTCCCAGCAAGTTCTGCAGGGACCTTCAAAGCTACTAACATGGCATTATCCTCCAGTGCCACAGGTAACAAGGCCACCACCTGTACAGTTTGAGCCACAGCAGCCCGTCCAGGTTCAGGCTGTAGCAGTAGAGTGTAATGACAACTCAATCTATGTGGAAGTAAAGAAAGACCTGTTTGGGACTGGTATAGTAATTGATCCTTCAGTTCTGACACTGGGAGGCTGTGCTGTTCAAGGGGAAGATTCTGATGCTCAGGTTTTCATACTGCAATCAGAACTGCACGACTGCAACAGTTCCCTACGT TTGACTCAAGATGAGCTGGTGTATAGCTTCACTCTTGCCTATGCGTCAATGCCCATTTCTCCTGGTGTTCCCATTGCAAGAACTTCTAGTGCTGCTGTTAGCCTTGAGTGTCACTACCCAAG GCTCCACAATGTGAGCAGCAATGCTTTGCTGCCTGCTTGGATACCATATGCTTCTACTGAGTTTGGGCAGGAACATCTTGTCTTCTCCCTGAGGCTCATGATGG ATGACTGGGTATATGAGAGGCCATCTAACCAGTATTATCTTGGTGATCTCATCAATATTGAGGCATCTGTAATGCAGTACTACCATGTGCCCCTTCGTTTATTTGTGGACCGTTGTGTGGCCACTGCTGTCCCTGATGTAAATGCAGTCCCCAGATACCCTTTTATTGACAATTATGG GTGTATGCTGGATGCTAAGCTTACAGGCTCAAAGTCTCAGTACTTGCCTCAGACTCAAGCTGACAGGCTGCAGTTTCAGCTCGAGGCATTCTTGTTTCATGAAGACACCAGTGGTTTT ATCTACATTACTTGTCAACTGAAAGTAAATGCAGCATCCTCCCCTGTTGATGCTGAACACAAGGCTTGTTCCTTCTCTAACAATGG GTGGGCTGCAATGTATGGTGGTAACCAGCTGTGTAGCTGTTGTGACTCCAGCTGTGACATGGCCTCCAGGAAAGGAAGAGATCTGTCAAGTGAAG ACCTGTACATCAAAGAAGTAACCCTTGGTCCCTTCACTGTTAAGGAAGATTTATGA